Proteins found in one Alicyclobacillus cycloheptanicus genomic segment:
- a CDS encoding CoA-binding protein translates to MPLSSDHEIANLLADTHTIAVIGVPDRPGTAPYEVASYQQSQGYRLFPINDQEKTVLGFQAKASLSDIREPIDVVDVFASPEDVPAIADAAIQARAKALWLQPGAHHPEAVRKAEAAGLTVVTDKCFMKEHRRLLSDLPM, encoded by the coding sequence TTGCCACTCTCGTCCGATCACGAAATTGCCAATCTACTCGCAGATACGCATACCATCGCGGTCATCGGCGTGCCCGACCGGCCCGGTACCGCCCCGTACGAGGTTGCTTCGTACCAGCAATCGCAGGGATACCGCTTGTTCCCCATCAACGACCAGGAAAAGACCGTCCTCGGCTTCCAGGCGAAAGCATCCCTGTCGGACATCCGCGAGCCGATTGACGTGGTAGATGTGTTCGCCAGCCCGGAAGATGTCCCTGCCATCGCTGACGCCGCGATTCAAGCGCGTGCCAAAGCACTGTGGCTGCAACCTGGCGCGCATCACCCAGAAGCCGTGCGGAAAGCAGAAGCGGCCGGCCTGACGGTAGTCACCGACAAATGCTTTATGAAGGAGCACCGCCGGCTGTTGTCTGACCTGCCCATGTAA